Proteins from a single region of Neodiprion virginianus isolate iyNeoVirg1 chromosome 4, iyNeoVirg1.1, whole genome shotgun sequence:
- the LOC124303629 gene encoding 4-coumarate--CoA ligase 1-like, with protein MRDRSVRCALWMKANGLLPGDVVMICDHHHLDVAMPCLAALYLGAIFNPLHVEVTGEDLYRMMKITTPKMAFVNEELAGIFAEAIEKMTVDIKLVTFGRRTGFLQFEKIITEQKIDEVQNYRCTPIKSSNETAVIVWTSGSSGVPKGVALPHSAILGRLKGPEVYGANALNFTSLGWVSEVLSMLEPIVTNETRFLAPTFEEYTACALIEKLRTVSLFLSPFMINRLIRSDALDKYDLSSLRRIITSGCTLSVVSRKALKKKVPHTLIVVMYGMSETGGAFSVQDNESKPTSTGVILPNRQLKVVDPDTGRVLGANQMGELCLKTCSMMKYYWKNPEATVSVLDEDGWLHSGDLGYYDEDGEIFVVDRLKDLISCPEYNVCPADIENVLLSHPGVKEVVVVAMPHPVDIEQPIAFVVRTDASIVDKQVTEQELIDFVAAKLPDGKRLRGGVRFLEHLPKTSTDKVRRSELRELARRIALT; from the exons ATGCGGGACAGAAGCGTGAGATGTGCTTTGTGGATGAAAGCAAACGGTTTGCTCCCAGGAGACGTTGTTATGATTTGCGATCACCATCATTTGGATGTTGCAATGCCGTGTTTAGCAGCCCTGTACCTTGGGGCCATCTTCAATCCCTTACACGTTGAGGTGACCGGAG AGGACCTTTACCGTATGATGAAAATCACCACTCCGAAAATGGCATTCGTCAACGAAGAATTAGCTGGAATCTTTGCCGAGGCGATTGAGAAAATGACGGTAGACATAAAACTTGTTACGTTTGGTCGACGTACGGGTTTTTTACagttcgaaaaaataatcactgaacaaaaaatcgatgaaGTCCAGAACTACAGATGCACACCGATCAAAAGTTCTAATGAAACTGCAGTAATCGTGTGGACTTCTGGGTCCTCGGGTGTTCCGAAAGGTGTTGCATTGCCCCACTCAGCTATCCTGGGGCGTTTGAAGGGCCCTGAAGTTTACGGCGCTAATGCGCTAAATTTCACGAGTCTAGGATGGGTGAGTGAAGTACTCAGCATGCTCGAACCTATAGTCACAAATGAGACCAGGTTTTTAGCACCGACCTTCGAAGAGTACACAGCATGCGCACTCATCGAAAAACTTAGA ACAGTGAGCCTTTTCTTGAGCCCCTTCATGATCAATAGATTAATAAGGTCAGATGCCTTGGACAAGTACGACCTCTCCAGTCTTCGGCGCATCATTACCAGCGGATGCACTCTGTCGGTTGTGTCTCGAAAAGCCTTGAAGAAAAAGGTACCGCACACTTTGATCGTCGTTATGTACGGCATGTCCGAAACCGGTGGTGCTTTCTCAGTTCAGGATAATGAATCGAAACCTACATCAACTGGTGTTATTCTACCGAATCGCCAACTGAAAGTAGTTGATCCTGATACCGGCCGGGTACTGGGAGCCAATCAAATGGGTGAACTATGTTTGAAGACTTGCAGCATGATGAAATATTACTGGAAGAATCCGGAGGCTACAGTTAGTGTTCTTGACGAGGACG GATGGTTGCACTCGGGGGATCTTGGCTATTATGACGAGGATGGGGAGATTTTCGTCGTAGATAGATTGAAAGATTTGATCAGCTGCCCGGAATATAACGTATGTCCAGCTGATATCGAAAATGTGCTTCTATCTCATCCTGGAGTCAAGGAGGTAGTAGTTGTAGCCATGCCGCATCCTGTAGATATCGAGCAGCCTATTGCTTTTGTGGTTAGAACCGATGCATCAATAGTCGACAAACAG GTTACAGAGCAAGAGTTGATTGACTTTGTCGCTGCAAAATTGCCTGATGGTAAACGGCTTCGTGGTGGTGTTAGATTTTTGGAGCACTTACCGAAAACCTCAACCGACAAAGTTCGTCGCAGCGAACTACGGGAATTAGCAAGACGTATTGCGCTGACATAA